CGGGCCTAGATAATTATTGTTATTTTTTATCTTAATTTCATATAGAGCGAGACGGTTAATAAGATACATGCTCTGCCATAACTCTTTTAAAATCGTACCAACAGATTTCATCGTCATACCTTCTTTTTATATCCTTCACTGCTTATCAAATACGTGCGCGATGACACGATTAGAAGCTTCTCCGTCTTCTAGTGAATGAAACGTACTTTCGAACCATTCCACATGCGGTTTAAATCTGGTTCGTATCGAGTCTGCCTGTTTTACTTCTTCGATGATTTCCTCTGTTGTCGTAACAAGCGGGCCGGGTGCTTCGTTTTCAAAGTCAAAATAAAAGCCTCTCAGCTGGTCGCGGTAGCTTTCAATATCATATACATAAAAGATCATCGGCCTTTTTAAGACACCAAAATCAAACATAACGGAAGAATAGTCCGTAATTAACACATCACCAATAATATAGAGATCGCGGATGTCTGGATAATTAGAGCCGTCGAATGCAAATTCTTCATAGTCTTTCAAATTGAGTTTATCAGAAACTAAATAATGCAGTCTTAATACAATCACATATTCATCACCGAGTTCTTCGCGCATACGATCAAGATCCATCTGTACCGCAAACTTATACTTTCCGATGAAATGATACTCATTATCCCGCCACGTTGGTGCATATAAAATCACTTTTTTATCGTCGGGAATTCCGAGCCTTTCTTTTATTTTTTCCTCATCTTCCTTTGTATAATGAAACAAATAGTCATTTCTAGGATAGCCTGTTTCTAGCAGGTCCTGTTCAAAATGAAAGGCTCTTCTAAAAATCTCAGAAGAGTACGTATTCGGAGAAACGAGATAGTTCCATCTACTAGCTTCTGCCACGAAATTCCGCTTATACATTTCCGTTGTTGTCCCCGGCATGAGCACTTCTTCCATGTCTAACGCCAATTTTTTCAAAGGCGTGCCATGCCAGGTCTGCAAATACACCGTGTCATGCGGCTTTGCGATCCACTTTGGAAGCCTGCTGTTGAACACCCAATATTTCGCCCGCATCATAACGATAAACCACTTTAATGAAAAACGGCTGATCGTGCGAACTCCATGCTCATCAAAGCGTGATTTAAAACGATGGTCAATACTCCAATAATAAATAAAGTTTCTGTCTTGTTCTATAAGTGTTTCATAAATCGCTCTAGGGTTACAGCTGTATTGTTTGCCTAAAAAGCTTTCAAATACGATAATGTTTTTCTTCTTAGGCAGACGTCCGACAAGAAGCGAAACCCCGCGGTAAAAACGGCGTACCTTTTTTGATTTTTTAATTTTGTTCCATCGCTTTGTAAATTTCTTTTTGAATTTTTTCTTAAATTTCTTAAATCGTTTTTTCATTTGATTCAATACCCTTCTGATTCAAAAAGTAATATGGTTACACTGCTCGATCTATTATAAACGTTTTACCATGTGGAGACAAAAAAGAAAAAGAGAGAAAAAATCCTCTCTCTTTCTAATAAGCATTTGCAAGAAGCAGTTCTTTTTTGATTTTTGTAGTAGAAATATTAGCGGTTCTTGGTAAATAAATGACTTCACAATAAGGCTTAAGGTAGTCGAATTTCCCTTTCCAATCATCTCCCATCACAAGAGCATCTACTTTATGATCAAGGATGTCTTCTACCTTCTGCTCCCATTTTTCTTCGGGAATAACTTCATCCACATAACGGACTGCTTCTAAGATCATTTTTCTCTGTTCATATGAATAATATGCTTTCTTATTTTTCAATGCGTTAAATTCATCTGTAGAAATAGCTACAATGAGATAATCTCCTAAGGCCTTTGCGCGTTTTAGTATATTAATATGGCCCCAGTGCAGTAAATCAAATGTTCCATAAGTGATAACTTTCTTCATTTTAAGCCCTCCTAGCTACATTAGAAACTAGAAAATCAAATTCTATGAGATTCTTTACATCTTGTTTACTTTCACTTAATAAATATAATAAAAAAAACATCTTTATTTAGTTGACTTTCAGAATTATATCACACCCATCAACTATTCACTATAAACTATTGATGAAATATCTGCTTATTTATATAAAAAAGTATGTGAAAATCTCAATTATCAAAGAAATTTTTTCCATTTAAACATTCTATGTGCGATTATATCAGGCTTTTAGATTGGCGGCAGTAAAAAGAGGCATCATTGTCATCAAATGGACAAGGATGCCTCTTTGCTTTCCAGTCCGGTTTGTTACGTTTTATTCGTAAACAGCTGTCCTTTATAACCGTCTTGAGCCGTCCCTTCCGTTCTTGCCATTTTTCCTTCTTCAGCAAGCTTTTCCAGCGAGGCTAGGACGTCTTCTAGTGGTTTTTCATTGTCAAACAGCTCTTCATTTATCTCAGCCGGTGAAAATACTTTGCCATCTCTTTGGTCCACATCTACGTTCTGGATAAAATTATAGATTTCTTTGTCCACTCCTATCATCCTTTCCTGCATGGATTGTTAGCAGATATCTATCTTTAACCATATTAATATATTGTTAAACTTTTGTTTATATTAAGTTTTCAATCATCAAATTTTCAAATAAGAAAACATAAGTTGGGCACTCCTAATAAACGGGGTGAATCACATATGCGGAAGAAATATATTCTTTGGACTTTTGGGGTAATTTTTATTATCTTTCTATTTGGAGGCGTTACTGCTTTTTTCACAGGTCATTATCGGTTTGCTTATACTCCCTCTTTCGATAAAGTGCTTAATAATGAAGAAATTTATAAAAACGGCAGGCCGGAAGAATCGTATAACGTCTGGGGAGAAAGCATTTCAGACAAAGAAGCAGACACGCTTCGTGCATCTGTCGAAGGGAAAAAGAAACTATTACCTGGAGAAGGTGCTGTGAAGGTGGACACCGATCTTCTTGATCTCGGACGTGAGGTTTTTTATGAAGAGACATTTGGAAATGAAGTGTTTCTTACAGATGTAATGGGAATACTGGACGGTCCTATATCGCTCTGGAATATGTCGAAAGCGGCACTTGCTTTAAGAGGAAAAGGAACAAACAACTTGCAGGTAGAATTAAGTGAAACAGTGAAGGTGGGAGATCAAACATTTAAAAAAGGAGAAAAAATAGACACAGGGCTTGCTGTGCCAAAAGGATCTATCATGCCGCTTGGTATGCCTGTGACGCTTGACCGCGGGAAACTGAAAGCAGGAGTGACCTGTGCAGCCTGTCATGCCCAAGTTGAAACCACAACCGGGAAAGTGGTAGAAGGAGCGACAAATACAAACTTTAATGTCGGTCTTTTAATGGCGATGGCAAGCAATTCCGCAGCTTATTTTACGCACACAGAGAAAAAAAACCTCGAAGCCTACATAACAGCTTCTAGTCGTTCTATTGAAAATTCAGATGGAAAAACGGAATCGTTACCCGATCCCGATCAGCTTGAAAAAGATGTAGAAAAAACGTTGATGAGCTGGCCACCCGGCTTTTTTGACGCAACGATTGACCAAGAAGCCAATCCTACACAAGTCGGTGATTCTTTTACTTTTGGCGATCATCCGTACAGTTGGAGCGGAATGGGAATGGCTGGTGCTTTTAATGGCTTAACTACCCTTAGCAATAATGTACATGCGCAAGGAGCAGACTCCCTTGCTCAATCTTCTATCAGTAAAGGCATGTTTGATATCGATAAGGAAGTCTATATTGGGACGATTCTTCAGCGCGCCGCAAACAAAAACTTTCGTTACCGTCCTGATTCAGATGAGAAACCAAGTGAATTTTTAGAAAAAGCAGCACCGCATCCTAACACCCCAGGAGTTAATGATCTAGTGAAACTCCCGACTTTCCCAAATGTGACGCTTGCTGCTCCGGATGGCTTAGTCGTTTCAAGTCCAGGTTACCGGGTCAATGAACAAAATAATGCTGTTGCAGCGTACCAAAATACGCTTGTTCCGCCAAAGCCAAACAGAGACCAAGACACGAAAACGATCGAACAAGGAAGAAAAGTATTTGAAAAGGCTGGCTGCATAAAATGCCATGCGGGACGTTATAAAACGAATAACAAAATCATACCCGCCAAAGAAGCAGGAACGAATCCTTCTCGAGCCAAAGCATTAGCTGGAACACAAAAGGTTTGGGACGAGGCGGCGATTTATTCACCAGACACCCCTGTTCCCGTTCCAAATGCAGCGAAGAAATTAAACATACCATCTAACAATTTTTCAAAAAAAGATGTAGAATTAGCCTTTGCTCATAATGATTCGGATGGCGGTTACAAGGTAAAAGGCCTGGCCGGAGTATACTGGCAGGCCCCCTATCTACATGATGGCGGGGTGGCTGTTGGACCAGACAAAAACACGGATCTTGGCATCCCTGGTACATTTCATAATGGTAAAAGACCAGACCCCTATAACAGCATGCAGGCTTTAGTCGATGAGTCACTTCGTAAGCAGGTAGTGGATGCAAATCATTCTTCGAGCGAGTTAAGAAAATTAAATATTGAGGGAAGCGGTCATGCGTTTTGGGCAGATGAAAAGCGCGGATTTTCAAAAGATGAACAGAATGCGCTAATCGAATATGTGCTGCAAATAGACGGAGAAGAGGAATGAGCTCCTCTTCTTTTTTACGGCTCTTTAGACGAATGTAAATGGCTGCATACGGCTGGTAAATTCCGAGATTCGGATAGTATTTTGGAATTTCAAATATAATTGTAAAAATATGGATGTAAAATTCAAAAAAAATAAACGTATGCATGACGTCCGCGGACTTTTAAGTGCCTTCCAAAACTCTATGAAAGACGTCGCTGATGTTTGTGCTGTAATTTGATAAAAAGCACTTTAAAATATAGGGCATCATTCCGTTATTCTTTGCAAAAATGAAAGAAATTCGCAGCGAATAACGGAACCCAGGTTATAATTTAAGTCTGCAAAAATTAGGACACCCTGTTTATTTTCCATGTGATTCATAGGATCTGTTCCTAAAAAAATGAATCGCATTAGCGGCAATTCCAATCCCGCCTGTTACAGCAAAGAGAGCAGGAATAAGCCATGTGTAGGAGTCAAAGGATTCTGTAAGCAGACGATACGCTCCCCAGCCGCATAAAAGAAAAGATCCAAAGAAACCTAAGGCAGGTTTTGTTTTACGGTGTGCCATAATGGCCCCCTTACAACTGGCAATTAAGCATCCAGCCAATTCCGTATCTATCAATTAAGTTGGCATGAAGTGCTCCCCAAAACGTTTCTTGCAGCTCCACCCCTACTTCTGCCCCTTCTTGAATGGATTCATATACTTTTTTTATTTCCTCTTTTTCTTCAAACTCTAGTAATACGTAAACATTGTTTCCCTGGGTTATCTTTCCATAATCTTGGAAGACATCTGAGAAATGAATGATTTGATCGCTCATATGAAGTTCTGCGTGCATGTACTTTCCACCATGCTCTTCCAATGCCTGTACGTTTTTTATTTCACCGCCTAGAACCTCTTCGTAAAATTCCATTGCTTCTTTGCAATTTTCTACCATTATGTAAGGGTGAATACTTTTCATAAATAAGCACCCCTCTCTTTACCCCTCTTAGTATTCTATAAAAGACAGTTCTGTCCTGCTTTTAAAATAATTATTCAACCTTCTTCGTGTTTTCTTTTATGAATAATAAAGGCAGTGAAGAAGGTTGAGAAGCCGTTTCCTTTAGCAAACAGCTCCAAGGAACTCACAAACACTTCGTGGTGTACTTTTTACTTATACATAAAATTTATATATTTGGTAAAAAATACATTAAAAATGCTATTTAAACTAATAGAAAATTGAGGAATTCCTCGTGAACAACTTTCATCCAACTTATAAGGCACGACGAATGAAGGCTCATGTCAGTGCAATTGGCACGACACAGATGCATTTAAGAAATCCATATATCATTGCCTGGTGGTCAGCGGCGTTTCCTGGTTTTGGCCATCTTCTTTTAGCTAAATATCTGAGAGGCTATTCCCTTTTTATCTGGGAGATTCTCATTAATAATATGGCTCACTTAAATCATGCTATTGTATTTTCCTTTACTGGGAATATAGAGATGGCAAAGGAAGTACTCGATCCAAGATGGATACTTTTGTATATTCCAGTCTATCTTTTTGGAATATGGGATAGCTACCGCACTACTGTGGATATGAATAAAGTATTCATACTGGCCGAGCGTGAAAATGCTGACTTTAGTTCATTTACCATAGGTGCCTTGGGAATTAATTATTTAGACAAGCGAAGACCGCTGATGGCCGTAATATGGTCCCTATTCACTCCAGGTCTAGGGCAGCTTTACATCCACCGTGTACTCACCGCCTTTTTTATTTTGTCTTTTGTGATTGTTTTTGTATACTCATCTAAAATTCTTATTGCTGTCCATTACCTTTTTATAGGAGAAATCGGACAAGCGACACAAGTGCTGGATCCACAGTGGTTTTTATTTATCCCTTCGTATATAGGTTTTGGCGTTTATGACTCCTATGTAAATACAGTCGAAAACAATAAATTATTTGAAAGTGAACAAAGAAAATTTTTAAAGAACAATTATCAACAATATCGTGTCAAATTTCCCTGAAAAGCATGAGGTGACAATCCATGCAAGTTTTTTCAACCTTCGAGCATTCATCGTATCTGGAATTAGCCATCACATCTTTAGAGCAAGTTGGAGTGAAAAAAGAGAAAATTCTTGCTGTACCGCTCATTAACCGAGTGGAAGAAAGAAGATTGTTTGATACGCTTCACCGTGCAGATGGGATCAGTTTATTTGATAAAGGGGCAGCGATAGGAACGGGCTTCTCTGTAATTGGCGCAAGTGTAGGCTTCGCATTGGAGTGGGGGCCAATTTATTGGGGGTTAATCGGTGCTGCAAGTGGATTTATCATTGGATTTGTCATTGATTACATCCTCTTTAAAGTAGTACATAAAAGAAAACGGGAAGTAAAAGGAAAAAAATCAGAAGTCGTTTTAGTTATTGAATGTCCTAATGAACTGGTAGAAAAAGTCGAAGAATTACTATGGGAGCACTTGGCATTAGGTGTTGCCAAAGTAGATGGATGACGTTTTTTAAAGGAGGTTGTTTCATGAATAAAAATAATAAGAGAGATGAGCTGTTTTTAGGAGGCCTGCTTGTTTTAGGGCTTGGAATACTGCCTTTTATTTTTAGAAAACCTCCTATAAAAGATTGGCTGCTGGTATATTTGTGGAATGCGGTGACCAATATCATCATTGATCATTGTATCGTTTCTGCCGACATAGTAAGGTATCCTATACGGCTATTACCTAAAACATTCAAGTCAAATGTTCTGTTTGATTTTTTATTATACCCAGCTATGACAATTGCTTATAATCAAAAAACCAAAGACGACAAATTCATCACTAGTCTATTTAAATTGCTTATATACATTGTTCCGATGACTATTATTGAAGAACTCGCAGAGAAAAAAACAAAATTAATAACATTCAAAAAGGGATGGAAATGGTACCATTCTTTCTTCTCGCTTTATATTAAATCATTATTAGACAGGCTATGGATTAAGTGGGTAAGAAGAACAGAAGAAAAACAATAAAAAAGTAGATAAAAGCAAGAGACTCAGCTTTTATCTACCTTTTTACTTTTAGGAAAAATACTACATCCTTCTATTTAATGAAACCTTCTTTCCCGTAAAGGCTGAAAGTTATTTTCCACAAGCCTTTTAAAGCGGTCATCTAGATGCGTTTTTATTTTTTCTCTTTTGTTTTCTGGAATCATGCCAAATTCTACATATTTGTCTACGAGCTCTTTTTTCTTTTCAATAATATCTTTGTGCAATGTAGAAAGCTCCTCTTTTTGTTCCTCCGTCAGGTCAACATTTTTCAGCTCGGCATGAATCCCATACGCCTCTGCCTGCCCGGAGTAACTGAATAACGTTCCGGCAGCAAGCATGATAACGAGAAAATTCGTCCACTTTCTTTTACCCAACAACACTCACTCCTTTTTAAAACATATCTTTACTTTGTCTCACCGATCATTTTTTATGCCGAATTTTGTTTTCATTTTGTTTATTCCATATGAGAAATGTAAAAGGTAAACCATAGCTAGTTAATTTTTTAGGAGGTATAACGATGGAAGACAAACTGATTCCTGTTACTTCGGTCACGAATGGGTTAGGTCAGACAGTGGCCGACCATCTGTTCTATTATACAAACCAGGTGGTAAACCTTTGCTTTTATGAGCTTCCAGGCCGGGAAAATGAATGGGTTTTAATCGATGCAGGTATGCCCAAATCTGCTGATATTATTAAAGAAACAGCTGATGAGCTTTTCGGAAAAAACCATACTCCGCAAGCTATTATTTTGACACACGGCCACTTTGATCATGTGGGAGCAGTGGAAGAATTAGCCGAAGCATGGAAAATTCCTGTTTATGCTCATGAACAGGAAATGCCTTTTCTTACAGGCGTAAAGAATTATCCAGAACCTGATACTAGTGTTGAGGGAGGTCTTGTTGCTAAATTATCACGTATGTTTCCCAATGAAGGGATTGATCTAGGAGACAACGTACAAGTACTGCCCGCCGATGGCACTGTACCTGAAATGGAGGGGTGGCGCTGGGTTCACACGCCGGGTCATACACCTGGGCATATTTCATTATTTCACGAAGAAGACCGCACACTTATTGTTGGCGATGCATTTGTGACCGTCAAACAAGAATATCTGTATAAAGTAATGATGCAAGAAAAAGAAATCAGCGGCCCGCCCCGCTATCTTACCACTGATTGGAAAGCAGCCCGTTCTTCTGTTGAACAATTAAAAAACCTTAACCCAGAAGCTGCTGTCACAGGTCATGGTCTTCCTATGGAAGGCAAAGAATTAAAACATGCGCTAGAAACCTTAGCCAGCAACTTTGACGACATTGCTGTACCAGATCACGGAAAATTTGTATAAGACGTAAGAGCAGGCTTTTGTTACCGCTGTTAACAGAAGCCTGCTTTTTCCAAAAATTTTTTTATATTAATGTTCATTATTTTGAATTATGATACTATAAATTGGTATAGATTTTTTTAGAAAAGGAAGAGGTAAGTGGAAAGCGGTAACTTCACATTAAATGAGTTGTACAAGTCGGCAAATGACATGTGTTTAAAGCATTGGGGAGTGGAGTACAGCGATCAGATTGAGCTTGTACATACCAACTGGAGTGTACAAAATGCCGTGTTTATTTATGACCGCGGCACCGGAGAACGTATTATTCGAATGAGCACCAAGCGTAATGCCATACGTTCTAAAGAAGGTGTATTACAATCTCTATTACATGAGCTCGTCCATTGGCGCCTGCATTTACAGGGATTGCCGTGCCGGGACGAAGACCCTGAATTTATAGAAGAGTGCATAAACGTCGGTGCAAATATAAGCCTTGCTAAAAAAGCACAGCTGGCGTTTGAACAATTTATGCTTGAACGAAAAACGACATAGGAATAGCACAAAGATTCAGCCTTTGCTTCGTATCTTTTTCCCTGCTTTTGCAAAAAGTAAACGTAAGGGGGGAAGAAATATGGCGCAAGATGTGCTATGTGAAGTAAATAACTGTCATTATTGGGCAGATGGAAACCTTTGTTCTGCCGATAGAATTTATGTAGTAAGCCATAGTGGTGAACAAGCTTCTACAGAGCATGAAACCGACTGTAAAACATTTGTAAAAAAGGATCAGCATTAAAGGTTAGAGGCCGCTTCCCTGGCGGCCTCTTCTTTATACTTTAGGAATGTTTAACTTTGTGAAAGGATCAAAGTATAACAAAACTACGACTTCCAACGTATAGGACGTACTAATGCCGCCGTTTCCACAGGACGTACTTCCACAGGATGTGGTGACTTCTACGTTGCACACTCGTCG
This DNA window, taken from Alteribacillus bidgolensis, encodes the following:
- a CDS encoding electron transport protein produces the protein MRKKYILWTFGVIFIIFLFGGVTAFFTGHYRFAYTPSFDKVLNNEEIYKNGRPEESYNVWGESISDKEADTLRASVEGKKKLLPGEGAVKVDTDLLDLGREVFYEETFGNEVFLTDVMGILDGPISLWNMSKAALALRGKGTNNLQVELSETVKVGDQTFKKGEKIDTGLAVPKGSIMPLGMPVTLDRGKLKAGVTCAACHAQVETTTGKVVEGATNTNFNVGLLMAMASNSAAYFTHTEKKNLEAYITASSRSIENSDGKTESLPDPDQLEKDVEKTLMSWPPGFFDATIDQEANPTQVGDSFTFGDHPYSWSGMGMAGAFNGLTTLSNNVHAQGADSLAQSSISKGMFDIDKEVYIGTILQRAANKNFRYRPDSDEKPSEFLEKAAPHPNTPGVNDLVKLPTFPNVTLAAPDGLVVSSPGYRVNEQNNAVAAYQNTLVPPKPNRDQDTKTIEQGRKVFEKAGCIKCHAGRYKTNNKIIPAKEAGTNPSRAKALAGTQKVWDEAAIYSPDTPVPVPNAAKKLNIPSNNFSKKDVELAFAHNDSDGGYKVKGLAGVYWQAPYLHDGGVAVGPDKNTDLGIPGTFHNGKRPDPYNSMQALVDESLRKQVVDANHSSSELRKLNIEGSGHAFWADEKRGFSKDEQNALIEYVLQIDGEEE
- a CDS encoding CDP-glycerol glycerophosphotransferase family protein, encoding MKKRFKKFKKKFKKKFTKRWNKIKKSKKVRRFYRGVSLLVGRLPKKKNIIVFESFLGKQYSCNPRAIYETLIEQDRNFIYYWSIDHRFKSRFDEHGVRTISRFSLKWFIVMMRAKYWVFNSRLPKWIAKPHDTVYLQTWHGTPLKKLALDMEEVLMPGTTTEMYKRNFVAEASRWNYLVSPNTYSSEIFRRAFHFEQDLLETGYPRNDYLFHYTKEDEEKIKERLGIPDDKKVILYAPTWRDNEYHFIGKYKFAVQMDLDRMREELGDEYVIVLRLHYLVSDKLNLKDYEEFAFDGSNYPDIRDLYIIGDVLITDYSSVMFDFGVLKRPMIFYVYDIESYRDQLRGFYFDFENEAPGPLVTTTEEIIEEVKQADSIRTRFKPHVEWFESTFHSLEDGEASNRVIAHVFDKQ
- a CDS encoding DUF1540 domain-containing protein, which encodes MAQDVLCEVNNCHYWADGNLCSADRIYVVSHSGEQASTEHETDCKTFVKKDQH
- the tagD gene encoding glycerol-3-phosphate cytidylyltransferase, with the protein product MKKVITYGTFDLLHWGHINILKRAKALGDYLIVAISTDEFNALKNKKAYYSYEQRKMILEAVRYVDEVIPEEKWEQKVEDILDHKVDALVMGDDWKGKFDYLKPYCEVIYLPRTANISTTKIKKELLLANAY
- a CDS encoding MBL fold metallo-hydrolase; translated protein: MEDKLIPVTSVTNGLGQTVADHLFYYTNQVVNLCFYELPGRENEWVLIDAGMPKSADIIKETADELFGKNHTPQAIILTHGHFDHVGAVEELAEAWKIPVYAHEQEMPFLTGVKNYPEPDTSVEGGLVAKLSRMFPNEGIDLGDNVQVLPADGTVPEMEGWRWVHTPGHTPGHISLFHEEDRTLIVGDAFVTVKQEYLYKVMMQEKEISGPPRYLTTDWKAARSSVEQLKNLNPEAAVTGHGLPMEGKELKHALETLASNFDDIAVPDHGKFV
- a CDS encoding YckD family protein — its product is MGKRKWTNFLVIMLAAGTLFSYSGQAEAYGIHAELKNVDLTEEQKEELSTLHKDIIEKKKELVDKYVEFGMIPENKREKIKTHLDDRFKRLVENNFQPLRERRFH
- a CDS encoding CBO0543 family protein, encoding MNKNNKRDELFLGGLLVLGLGILPFIFRKPPIKDWLLVYLWNAVTNIIIDHCIVSADIVRYPIRLLPKTFKSNVLFDFLLYPAMTIAYNQKTKDDKFITSLFKLLIYIVPMTIIEELAEKKTKLITFKKGWKWYHSFFSLYIKSLLDRLWIKWVRRTEEKQ
- a CDS encoding VOC family protein — translated: MKSIHPYIMVENCKEAMEFYEEVLGGEIKNVQALEEHGGKYMHAELHMSDQIIHFSDVFQDYGKITQGNNVYVLLEFEEKEEIKKVYESIQEGAEVGVELQETFWGALHANLIDRYGIGWMLNCQL